The following is a genomic window from Doryrhamphus excisus isolate RoL2022-K1 chromosome 3, RoL_Dexc_1.0, whole genome shotgun sequence.
TACAGGACATACATGATCTTTGATGAAATTAAATATTGCTTCCAGCCATTTGACTTCCTGCGTACATTTAACAAAAACTGTTATTATTGTTCTGAACCACCAAAGTGAACCGTTTGTGTTTACAACAGCAAAACAAGTACCGTTTTATGTACACTATGGTAACTTTAGCTTAACGTGTACACACACTTAGCACACACTAGCACGAAATACACAACATATGTACTTTGAGTCCATATATTGATAATACTGACAGCTTCACTGTGCGGATTAAACTGGTCCCGAAACAGCTGCAGGGGGTCCACGTCCATAACAATGAAATTTGGATTTCTGTTGGTCCAAGACAAAATCGCCGCGGTATACACTAaaaacttcctgtttgactACGGCGTCCGCTGAGGCTCAAACCTGacacatatactgtaagtaGTTGAGGCGGTTGACACTGCATAGCAATCCGATACAATTAAATTCAGGGCCAGTGTTGCCGATAACTATGCGGATACTGATACTTTTTTCTATATAATTAACGATGTAGTACTATATGAGTACTATATAATTTCCACATATTTTCGAGATCTTTgaaatttcttttattttgccATTATCTCTTATGATTACACAAAGACTAAAACACAGgacaaagtaaacaaataagtaaacaaaaatatttttaaaaatagtttttttttaaatcaacaagcttatttgtgaacaatttaaCAACGTATAACAGAATAGAATAGGCGTTATTGTCAGGTACTTTGTGgcaaattatttataaaatgcaaaaacagtTGCAGGAACCTAGGTTGAGAATTAAAACCACTTAAGGGAATAAACAAAActttagaaaataaacacacatatacaaagggtaaaaatacaatacaatatatatagaCAAAAATAGTGCAAATATGGCTATGAAGCGAGTACAATCTCTATATTTGTGTAAatgtatgatgaaaaaaaataaatgcagtgGAGCTTTATTTAGgggtgtgtggttgtgtgtttgCAGTCCTTACGGCCCAGGGGAAGAAAATGTTAGTTTGCTTGTGTACTTTCAGTGAAGCGCCTTCAGGTCAAAGAAATTGTGGGCGGGGTGTTAGGGTTCAACTGTGATGACCTTTGTTTTCCTCCTGCAGAAGTATTTGGATCAGTTGACCAGGCAGAGCACAGAGCTGTGCTCTGAGCTGTGAAGCCAGCGTACCACTCACTGTATGTGAGCATGCTCTTCATGCAGCAGCGATAAGATTAGACTATGTAACAATATCACCAAAAGTAATACAATTATTCCATTTTATTACCACTGGTGGAGCATGGTGACCACACCACTGGgcatgtatacatacatgtgtgtgtccaCAGTGCGACCCTGGCTCATTTTCGGTGAGCATGTACAAAAAGGATGAAAGTGACCCCTGTAGCCTTTAATTTTTCTGTATGCAGcctggaattttttttcctggaattttttttaaattatgtccCTACATTCATATTGACATTGTCCTTGTTTGTTATACAGTATGAAAATGTTGTCTGgcatgatattattatttagttattaattGTCATTATACTGATTATAACCCCACAAGGGTGTGGAGCTTAGACTTGCAGACTAGCATCTCCCcaactactactgctactagtactactgctactactactactacaattaCTCATATGTGAAGAAAAAGTGCCAAATATGATCAGGGAGTGGTAAAGAGACAAACTCAAATATGAAATTAATTCAGGACAATTGTAATGAGAGGTCTAAAATGAAAACGcttttttttagacaaaatacATGTACAGCAATGATTTATTGTTCTactttatgtttttatctttttcacATTGGGTTGTCGTTAAATTGAAAACGGGCAATGCATGAAAACGCCTAGTGTATATTTCTAAAATGAAGTCAAGATATAAATCTCcataaacaaatatttctatCGACGCCATTTTATACATCAATGTAACGTGATTACATCTTCGGCCCACTGTCCTTAGACCCTCCTTTACTCCTCACCCTGTGGTCCAATGTTTTGACGTACAGCCAATGTTACCAATCACACAAGAATATAAATTCTCCCTGCCTCGTTGAAACAATAATTCCTGCCCCGTGTCGACGACTGGCTGTGTCGTTAGCGAATCAAATAAGACTATTTGCTGAAGCCACGCCCCGTGTGACCGCCCCTCTTCTGCCTTCTGGTTTGGAATAAACTACGGGGGCGTGGTCTGGGGGCGGTACTGGTCCTCAGCTCGACCCAGTTTGAAAGTGAACCGACGGTCCAGTCTCTGCTTCAGCCACCAGACAACAACAATAAACCGCGAGTGGTCAAAAGCAGAAGCCCGATCCCAAGTGTGCTTCAGCCTGTCGCCGGCCCTCCTGACGAGTGAGTACAGCCGGCTATCTTGTACGGGACGCGGGTTAGAAAGCTGGGCACATCGCTCCTGTCCTGACCCTCCAGCTCATGAATGGGGCGTCCGAAAAGAAgacaaaatgcaccgtgtagGTCTTAGTGTGCCTTTGCTTGTCATCTTACGTCCTGCCTGCTGATGACTCTTCAAGTATTGTTGTAGTGACCAAGAAACGCCCATTTTGAAGAGTGGATGCCAGCAAATAGCCTGCGCCGCCCATACAACTCCTCAATCTCCGGACCATAGCCACATCCCGTCCTTGAAAATGCGCAGCTGTATtactgcgggccacatttcCATTGCAAACGCGCCAATTTGGCGCAGCAATATATAAAGACGCAATGGTGCGTCGGCTAATGTTATGTTTTCCTGCGCCTTTGTGCTCCGAACGTCTGTTGTGACGTCGCGGAGGGGGATGGGAGGCTCGCTCTGCAGAGGGCGGGAAGCAAATGGTGGTTCATTGTTCTGGCTGCAGCTAGCCACGTTCAGCTAACCATTGCTATCAGTCAACTCCGTCCACGACgcagcttctcctcctccaaTGCTGAGGCTGAGCCAGCGGCAGGCCGACCGCAGTTCCCCCTTTCCCGCGGCAAGTCCCGGGTCGAGAGGGTGCAGGCGGGCCCGTTATGCCTCTGAGAGAAAATGGACTCTATCGGTTCTTTGTTACTGGCCCTGCTCGCTGGATGGGCCGTCATTTGGCCCTCAGTGAAGTGATAACCTGAACGCGTACCTCCATGACAATTGATTTCTTTTTACCATGAAAACCAACTTCACATGCAGGTtcactttgtactttttctgcaataaaaattatatataaccataatatattttacactttatcatttatattgcaaaaaacactcatgtttttttttcatcttcaacCTCTCTCATatgttatatgtatatgtttgttAGGGTGTGTTCACGCTTGTCATTTTTGGTCTGGTTAAAATGAACCGTAGTCCAGTTATTCTGCTAGTTATTTTTGGTTAAGTGTCCAGGACTGGATCAATCAGCCGGACGTTCTTGTCCTGAGTGAGGCAAGTGTTTGATGCCACCAAATGAACCAGGCAATGCATAGCGACATACAAcagaaaatcatcaaaaaatacGATTTAGTTGTAATCCCGATTTAGTTGTAAATGCAGTAGTTAAACATACATAGCTGTTTTTACCAAAtggattattttattacaaacattGGGAACCATGTCTTTATGCAAAGTCCTCCAAGTGTATGTGACCCCGGCAGACGTCATGGTGTTTTAGCCGCATGACATCATCAGACAATATAGACATCACATTCGCAGTCCAATCGAGACGTGACTTCATGCATATAATTTGCAGAACGATATTTGGtctacagacaaaaaaaatccaagcgTGATCACTTATCAGACCGCTTTCAATTGACCGCCGTGTATCTGATCCATATTTTTGGTGCAGACCAGCCACCAGACTACCGGTGAAAACGCACCCTCAGAGTGTGTTGTCGTCCCAGCAGGCTGCCACAATGATGCGAAAAGATGTGAACAAGCCCAAGGGAAAGACGTCGGCATACGCCTTCTTTGTGCAGACGTGTCGAGAGGAGCACCGCAAGAAGAACCCAGAGCAGTCTGTCAACTTTGCAGAGTTCTCCAAGAAGTGTTCAGAGAGATGGAAGGTGCGATGAAGCTGTCAAATGTGGTGgcgggggaggaaaaaaaacggtTATTTCTCATACACCTGATCAAAAGTGTGATGATGTCACCTAAAGTGAAAGATTGTCTCTTTGGACAGGCTCTGTCTCCCAGTGATAAGAAGTGTTTCGAGGACATGGCCAAGGCTGACAAGGTGCGTTATAACCGGGAGATGAGAGACTACGTCCCGCCCAAAGGCTTTGGAAAGAGAGGCCGCAAGAGGAAAGACCCCAATGCGCCCAAAAGACCACCGTAAGGCCGCTTGCCCACTGGAGAACTGCAGACGCTGCGTCAACGCTCAGAGTCCAAACATGTCTGTCTCTGGCTCGTGTAGGTCTGCGTTCTTCGTCTTCTGCAGCGAGTACCGTCCCAGCGTGAAGCAGCAGTACCCGGGCCTCTCCATAGGAGACTGCGCCAAAAAACTGGGAGAGATGTGGAGCAAGCTGTCGCAGTCTGACAAGCAACCGTACGAAGAGAAGGCGCAGAAACTCAGAGAGAAATACGACCGGGTAagacgtgcacacgcacacacacgagTCGGGCAAGTGTGTCATgtgtcaacttcctgtttcccaggaCATGGTGGCGTATCGGGGTGGCGCCTCATATGGTAGGAACCCCGGTTCGTCTGCGCAGGGgggtgaggaagaagaggaggatgaaggcGAGGATGACGAagaagaggatgaagatgatgagTAGGGACACAGCTGTAGGGATACagaggtgtgtgtgcgtgtgtgcgcgtgcgtgtgcgtgtttgAGGAGTAAGGTCAAATTTCAGATCTTTCACACAAACTTCTTTTTAGAGAAAAGACGTCTCCAAGCTGCTGATTGGCTTATAAAGTGGCAGGGGCGGAGCTTCACAGGAGGCGTGGTTACAGATAGACATACACACGGGAGCCAATCAGAGGCACTTGTGTTGTCCCCCTCAATGGACTGACACTGTCGTCCTCGTTGTcctcatttgtgtgtttttttgaaatttACTTGAGCTTCTTGCTCCTTGTGTTGTGCtttagaggtcaaaggtcacagatCAGCCGGGCCATgtgacgtacacacacacacacacacacactgtggatAACTGATTGCTTGTGTGTGTAAGATGAGGTCATTGGATGTTACAAGTGTCTGAGGAGGATGACACTCTCTGTTGGTTACCCCCACCGGCCCCTCCCCCAGCCAAGCTTACCTGTGTGTTACCATGGAGACCTTGGACTCTTCATtgtcatgttgttttttaaaaattttttgttcACCGTCAATGTAGAAACGActtttataataaaacaaacGAGGAAAATGTATACACCCATCAGTTTTCTTTGACCTGACACCTGAGAATCAACGGATTGACCGTTCTTCTTCTGTAGTTGTACTAGCTCATGCTAAGCTACTTAACGCCATACTGTGTTGCAATGACTTGTAGGATGGGACTGGGACTACATGCTCCAGTCAtcttatgctgccgattccaaTCCATTTGTCTAATTATGTATCAGGAATGCCGTACAAAGGGACACGTCAACAATTCCAAGGTCCCCATAACTGCAAGGGAGCCCAAAAAATAGGTAATTACTAATAAAATTAGTAATTAGGACAAAAGaacccccacccaccaccacattttttttagaattatgtTTTTTCATGGGGTCCGGAATTCCTGAATTCCTAGTAGTTATAGGATAagaaaacggaaaaaaaatggccttgattttgacaaaaatattttcgTTAAGAGGAAAGTATATCCCACTTAAAGGAGACGTTTTCTTTGAGGAGAATTTGGACGTCAGTACATTGGTGGAGGTCTTGCAGGACGTCTAGGCAGCACATGGGTGGGCTCCAAGTAACATGAcatgattttgtttttctttttatgcaCCTATGCAGTGAAGGAAAGATGGTTTGTCATGGAAATTGGCCGATACTGATGGTGGCTAGCTTACATCTCCCTTATAGCACCATTAATATGTTGATGGTACAAAGGTGTCAAATTAGCAGTGGTGAAAACTAAACAGAAAAACTTCATTAGAATTTCCTTAGGATTCGTGTCTAAGGGCCTGTCCACACAGAAACAGTATGTTTTGACAATGGCTTCCACAGTGGGAACATCTGGCAACCAATAacaatgtatgtgtatataacAAAACAGTGCATTACATTGTATTACATTCCCGTGTGAACATGACTattcatttcaaaaacaaaccCCTGTGCCTGTGTGGGCGGAGCCTTGATTCAATGCCTTTATAACAAATGCGTTCAACGGATGGGGTAGAGTGTTTCCTTGAGGTTACCTTCCAGAGCAGCACAACAGACTCCATTTCCATCACCGTGCATGCTGGGAAAACCTATTGGGAAAGGTGAGTATGTTTTGTTGCAATGTATACATTTCTTTCTCGCTAAAGTACAAACTTTGTCCCTTATTACTGTAACGATCAAAAATAGCCATTAAAATGTGAAAGAGCGATCatacattttcctttttttttaatgctggagcctatcccagctgactttggactcgaggcggggtacaccctggactggagtgCGATAATCAAACTAAATATATTGTTAAGTCAATATAAAATGCTCATAATGGCTCATAATTCTCACAGTCATCCGTAACTGTACTGACTTATCCACCTCAAGACTCATGCCAGAACCCACCTCTTCAAACTGGCTTTTAATGTTTAATACTTTCATTTTGTTATATGTTTAATTATCTGTTTTTAGCTGATTGATTTTCTGTCTTTATTGCTTTActctaattttttaatttaatgctaATTCGAGTTTCTTGAAAAGTTCTTctaaatgaaatgtattgttttcattCTAAACAGTTCTTTTTTACAGACACAGTTTCAACTGTATTATTGTTAGggatgtcacatgacaagatttcttgtAGGCATTAgatgataataaatgataataaattcatgagttaatcacacaataaatgaaaagttAGTAATTGTGGCAGCCATGATATATTGCCATGTACTTGCATGCCTTTTTTCCTCGTCTCCTGCCTCCAAACAGCCAGGAACAGAGTTCACTCTGTACATCGGATTCAGGATCTTGGCACACCAGCAGggattcgggggggggggggctgggaggTTGGCACGACCCCGTATTGCTCTTCCCATCATCGTTGCAACCTCTGAATGCAACAAGTACATGGAGTGCAAGTCGTATGTCCTTCAAGTACTGGTGAGTAGGCCTATACTACTTCATGttcaaatattgtttattatcatGTGGGCCGCATTGCCATTTTTACTAAACTATATAGCTACTGATAAAAGCCCTGAGTTGAAATAGGTATCAAAATGATGTGGTTGCTATCCATGGTGCTGAACGCTTTGAATTTGTGTGGTTTTATTATTAGTGACTATGTAGCCTAATGTTTTTGTTGCTCTCTTGGTTTGTCATACTTCATGTCCGTTGATGATGGACTTCAAAATGACATAGTCGCTCTCTGGGGTGCTGAAGCTTGTAAGATCCACTGGTGCGGTCATGTGTATGTTGTAAAATGATGTTATCATAAGCTTGATAATGTCagtttagggcggcacggtggtctaggggttagcgcgcagacctcacagctaggagaccagggttcaatcccaccctcgggcatctctgtgtggagtttgcatgttctccccgtgcatgtgtggtactccggtttcctcccacattccaaaaacatgctaggttaattggcgactccaaattgtccataggtatgaatgtgagtgtgaatggttgtttgtctatatgtgccctgtgattggctggcgaccagtctagggtgtaccccgccttatgcccaaagacagctgggataggctccagcacccccgcgaccctcgtgaggaaaagcggtagaaaatgaatgaatgtcagttTAAAGGGCCCGGTCATTTGCCCCGCCCTTGGCCCGGCTCAGATGTGCTTCACTGGTGCCTTGGTGCATTTGAGGTTTTTCTtcctttgtctcagtgggtggaggcaaTGTGAAAGAGTGAAAAGCAGTGGAAATTATATTAGTAAattgcaattcattcattcattcatttccagtgtgtaccccgcctcacgcccgaagacagctgggataggctccagcatgcccgcgaccctcgtgagaataaacagtatagaaatgaatgaatgaatgtatttgaacAGACTGCTGTTATTGTGAAATGCATCCTCAGGCGACCAGAATATTTTTCAGTGGCTTATAAACAAAAGTCACTTTATTAGTGCAAACGTGATGCAGCCATGCGCTCCAATTTGAACAATAATGGCAAACGTAACAGCGAATAAGTCTCTCCGTATCGAATACAAGATTGCAACATACAGTAGGAGATCAAAGTTTCTTCAGTGATTCACTCATCGTGTGCGTtgaacgacaaaaaaaaaaagttaactcATCATAAATCAATAGACAATGATTACATCTGCATCAAATACATGAGGCAGTCATTCCTACTGAAATCTTACAATCACAGCTTTTcatcatcaccatggcaacaaagtATCACTGATATTAG
Proteins encoded in this region:
- the LOC131126335 gene encoding high mobility group protein B2-like translates to MMRKDVNKPKGKTSAYAFFVQTCREEHRKKNPEQSVNFAEFSKKCSERWKALSPSDKKCFEDMAKADKVRYNREMRDYVPPKGFGKRGRKRKDPNAPKRPPSAFFVFCSEYRPSVKQQYPGLSIGDCAKKLGEMWSKLSQSDKQPYEEKAQKLREKYDRDMVAYRGGASYGRNPGSSAQGGEEEEEDEGEDDEEEDEDDE